GCGTGGACAGTTTTATTTCACAGGAAGGATGACTTGTGTGGTATAGCTTATTCTGAGGTGGGTTAAGCTAAACCTCAAAATGGCATTCTTAGAGTAGAAAATGTATCCACAAGGCAAGCCAGTACAGAATAGCTACTGCATTTAAAATTCACACCTAAGCTTATTTCACAATAGCTTCACTTAAAAAGTACTTAACAAAAGAGGCAATGGGTGTGTATGTGACTATAAGGGTTAAAACAGTAAACTGCAGATAATTGCTGTAACCACCTTCCAGGATAACCTTGTTTGTGGAGGAAACAAAGAGACCCTGTGCTAGACAAGAGAAAGTGGGGTTGTACAGAGATTTTGAAAGCCCATTTAAtgtgttgggtttgggtttttttggtactTTTATAAGATATCTGAAGTTGTATTGTCATTATATAATatatggaaacaaaaatatgcACACGTACCCATATACAGCATACCTTTTCCCCACTTTTCTTTCAATTATTACTAGTCACTGAGATACAGTACTTCTAAATTAACAGTGAGTTCTCCATTAATACACTTCATAATCTTTTCCTGTTTGCTCATATAATGACATGTAACATTGgtttctgaaataattatttctgtaataattgTGTTGCTCTTTTCTTGCATAAGTATGAGGCAAGtcagtcttcattttaatgcaGGCCTTCTACATACAAGATATGCCTATTTGAAACTATGGGGACAACTTCAATCCTGAAGACTTACTTTCAGTGCATTACTCCAGTAAGATGCTGACTTTTCATTAGATCAGCTGATAcaagttgggaaaaaaaaagagtatggAGGTATAAATCCCTTTATTAACATACCTCATTTTTTCCCTAGCCCATCTCAGTTCCAAGGTTTTTTCAACTAACATCAAATGCAAAGTTTTGTACGTTATGGTGACACAAATATAAATCGTTCACTTAGACCTCTATTAAATTGCTATGTGTAAAGCCACGATAGAAAGGCTTTGCCTGACTTTACATGACAGGCAGAGTACAAAGTCATCAGGACCATTAGCCTGGAAGAGTTTTTCCAGTCTTTTAAGTGGTCAGTTTAAGCTCTGCAGTAGCTTCCACCAACTCAGTGGCTATTTCACAGACCTGTTTGCCTTTCCAGCACGGTGAGTCACTACAACATAGGGCAAGTACACAGAGTAATCAAGCCAGGCAGCACCAGCGCCTGAGGCTCAGCCCGGGAAAGCCCTGGCTCTTCAGTTAATCATCCTCCTACAGCCTATTCTTTAAGTAAAGTTGCCTCTTCACCTGTATTCAAGCATAGCAAACATGTACATAGTAAATACAACTTCATATTGTATACAACAGCAACTTGACTGGAATTTTATAATAGAGCCTTATATCACATCAATGAACAAAATCTCATCTGCTAGAACACACATCTCTCAACGTTACCctctttctcaaagaaaaacCCCTCACAAACTGTAAGCACCTTttcccagcactgcaggagcCGAGCCACCATCACCTCGCCCACACAGGCAGCCGGGCCCCAAGGCAGGAGAGCCCGGCCCACAGCCCCACCGGCCGCTCCCCACGAAACAGGAGGACAAGACTGGGCACCCGCTGCCGACGGCAGGCCGCTGGCAGGCCGGGGCCATTGCCCGCCGGCCGCTCCCCACCACGGCCCTTCGCGCCTCCCAAGGGCCAGGCTTGGCGCTCCGCCGCTTTAAGCGGCGCTCCTCACGCGTCCCTTGTTTAAGGCCTGCGCGCATGCGCAtggaggggcggggccggggccgctccTTTGCCCTGTAACGAAGGTGGCGGAGCGCGCAGGGCGGGGTTCAAGGTGAGCGGGAGCGCTTCGTGGCTGGCGCGCGCGGTGACGTCAGCAGGGGCGGCATGCGTGGGCGGCCCGGCCTCTGACCGGCCCCAAGCGGTCTCCCACGCGCGGGACGGGGCGgcgaggggcggcggcggcggcgcctcGGGGGTCTCAGGGGACGGACCGGTGGGCGCTCGCCGTCCCCGCCGAGGTGAGTGTGCCCTGGTGCCAGGTGTAAAACCGGCAGGGCCTGCGGCCTCCTTTCGCATGGGGAGGGCTTGACAGCGCCCTCCGAGCCCTCCCTGAGGGGGCAGGGCCCTGCCCTTCTTCCCGGAGTCACTTCCTGAGGGATTAGCGCCTCGTCGTTGCGGGGTAGGCGAGGGCACAGGTGTGACCCTTGGAAGAGCTCTGGATCTGGCTTTACTGAGCCCCCGGATCAGTCGTGGCCCGGGCTGGTGGAGGAATCCCAGAGGAAAGGAgtcctcctctgcagccagaTCAGGGCCGCTGTGCGGCTTGTAAAACTGAACATCCTTCATTGCTTCTGACCTCTCTCggtttctctctcctgcctcaTTGTATCTGCAGCTTCTGAAACCGATATTGAACCATCTGCAAGACAGACTCCAGTGGCTCTACCACCTTTGACAGCAGTGATTTCTAACTTGGTCTTTGGTCATACCTAGGAAAGTGGATAATCAGTACACTCTCTGGGATTTCTCTCATGTGGGAGCCTGCATACTGCATCACAGGCTTCTCAGAAAATTGTCAGGTGATGCTCCTGCCTTTCTGGGAGCAATCTACATTCTTGTGTTCATTCCTGACTTGAAATTCTGCTAAGAAGAAATAGGCcttgttacaaatctgtaatataaaaactcatgtaCAGCCTTGtttgttagtatttttaaacaattttcaaCAACTCCAATACAATGCaactatttattaaaaaaaaaaaaatgcccaaaaGGTGGTACCTGAGAACTTTTAACACCTAGATCTGAAAAAGTAAAGTTTATACAATCCTATTATGTGCAGATATGAGTGTGTATACTTACTGGAACTTTTGCTCTGTATGTCAGTTAAATTTGATAAAAAGCTCAAAGATACTAGGTTTCTTgggatatatatataaaaaaaaaagatggctgGATCAAGATTCTACTACTATTgtcattcttcctttttcacctctttctttcttgaGGGAAAGACTGCATCCTGCCCTCAATCCTTATAGTGTGTCAGAGAATCCACAGGGAGAAAACGCTATGGGAGGAACTTCGGTCACACCAGAGAATTCAATGATGAGACATGAAACATTAGGAAATCAGTCTCTTTTCTCAGATAGtaagtgataggatgagaggaagcagcctcaagttgtgccaggggaggtttagattggatattaggaaaaatgtcttccctgaaagggttatcaagcattggaacaggctgcccagggaagcagtcaccatccctgaaggtatttaaaacacgtgtagatgtggcatttagggacatggtttagtgggacttggcagtgttaggtttatggttggactcgatcttaaaggtcttttccaacctaaatgattctatgtttctatgaaaTCTGGATTTATTAGTTCAGTTCATGAAAGTAATTATCTTTTTATGGCACGTGTTTTTCTCCATTCATGACAGTCAGTATTGATTCTGGCTTCTACTTTTTGAAAACTTGAGTTTGCAATTAATTAACATTCTTCAAATCTAGAGCTCCTTAGTGGTGTGGTGCAGACTTTGGTACCTAATCCATTACATtcacttttccatttccattctCCTCACCTTGACAGTTACCGTTAccatttttttgccttttgcccAGGCATTCGCATCTCAGTTTCCTTGGTTCTGTCTCATTCATCATTCCCACTTTTTCCAGTTCTCTCTCCCCATTctatttctctcttccctgctttACTGCCCTTCAAGTTGGTATTCTTGCCACATTTCTCTGTTCTCACTGATCCCTCGTGCCAGTCctccctgtcttttttttcctgcatgttcCTCATTCAGAGTCATTCTTCCGTgaaatttctttgtgttttctctgagGATCCTTGTTCCAGCCATTTTGACACTGCAGTTTCAGAAGACTTCCAGTCTTACTTGTCCTCCATTTAGATTGACTGCCTTCATCCTCCATGCTGCCCAGGCCTGATAGAGGAGAGATAAACTacctgctcttcctttttttactaGACTGCACCTGGCATGGGCTCTAACAACTTGGAAGCAGGTGAATTGTTTTGGCAAAAGTATACACAACTGAAAACAGTGTCTTATGGGCAGTCTCAGAAACTGGAAGTTCTAGGAACCAAGCCCAGGACAAAACAAACTGGAGCATTTTAGTGCTAATgaatttatttaacatttttaaaaggagttGTCAtgtgtttctgtaaaaatgggaaaagaaaggcaagggGAGAAGTGGACAAGAATAAAACTGGGCTAAAACATATCTGAGACTCCCCTGATGGTACTGCGGTTGTGCTGCTTAATGCTCCTGTTGTACTCATAGGGTGGGTCAGGTGATCTTGGCACAGAATGATGATGTTAAAACTTGCAATTAATTTTACTCCATCtgatttaaaaagtaaaaccaactcagattattttgaaaagctaaaATGGTAATGCATGTTGCTTCCTGTTGgtcttttaagaaaataaagaatcaAGTGTCCTTCACACTGGCATTACACGTATATTGAAAAGGATTATGTATATGATACAGATtaactttattttgcttttaaaaaatcaattctctttctccaaaaGCTTTCCTCAGTTTACAGTGCTAAAGGATGGTGTCTCTACTTACTTTCTGTACTCACTTTTGTAATGTTATAATGCAAGGGAAGTTCAATTGTTTCTTATTGTGTTACAATATTAGTGTGACGATTGCTTGTGTAATGGCATTACTGACTTCCACTGTAGAGTAGGTACAGTCATATTTGGAAGTAAATGTCCATCTCCAGGGTTGTATTTGACTGTGACAGCTGTCATGGAATGAGTGACAATTCAGTTGCCAGCCTTGCTTTCTGTCCACCCACTCACAGTGGAAGATCTTCAGACTGAATTAGTACACAAGCTTCTCAACCAAGAGCTGTGAAAGTGACCTGGGAAATCAGTAGCATTTTTGTTCCCTCAGCATGTCAGGCATTCAAAGAAGTAATCTAAACTTATATTGTGCACTTTTTCCACTCTCATCTTTCTATGCCACtctgtcttgctttttctttcttttaatatgttcatatctttggcttttttttttaaactgtattttttctctgtacTGTAATAGAAAGCAGTTATTTCAAGTATGTGTTAGGcacaataaaaatgcttttcatcatCTCTTTTCTTGTTCAGTACAGGTATTTAGTGTCAAGATAACAAAAATTGAGTCAGCAGTTTTGGCAGTGGCCTTTCTGTAAGGCATGAGCTGAACAGCAATTCTGCTCTACTCTGAATGGCTTATAAACAGTGGATCAAACCCTTAACACCATGGATAGATTTGAACTGAGTATGAATAGTGTATAGAGGAATGATTTGCCCAGATTTCATGTGAGCTGTCAGATCACTGTTGGTTTATATTCACTGCACTCTTAACTCATTATTTCTGCACAGAGCAGTTTCATTAGTGGTTGTAAACTTAGGCCAAGTTCTGTATGTGCACAAATTGTTTACTAGAGTATGGTTGTCCTTTTAAATTGCACTGGGCACGTCTTGACAGTTTATAAAATACTCATTGAATTAGCACAAATTCTGAGATGCTAAGACAGTTGCTCCGGGGATAACAACTGTACCActttaatgtaattttgttATGCAAATATTATCAGCCAAGCTACTGTAAAAGGATTCAGGTATTCAACAATTCAAAATTCAAACATTTACACTCAAGTGCACTTAGGAATGAGATGGAATATAAAGTTAAAATATGCAATTTGACATTTTCATGCATTATAAAGACAGAAGAGGCCATTATGAGTATAGACCTGCCCACTTCAAAGTTTTGAAGAGGAATTTGgaattttgttctgaaaaatattttataaaacaagTACAAAGTGATATGCCCAAGATCACACAGGAAGTCTATGGCAGAGTATGATGCTGAACCCAAGATCTGCCAAAACTTACCTTAGGCCATCCTTCCTGTTAGGGTTTTACATGAGTATATTTATCACAGAGATTGTATCAGCTGTGTGGgtataaaaatggatttttatttttctctttaactgTTAACTCCTGTGTTTTCAGtgctcattttttgtttttaaacagtaacTAGTAACTTCATCCAAGCACGAGGGTTTTTTTTCGTTTTGTTGCAGACTGATGTTCTGCATTGTTCGGTCCAAAGAACTGTGCAGGTCACTTATTTTTCACTGATGTGATGCTGTAAAGACATATTTGAGATCCATTTCTTGTAGTTTTTCTTGTAGCACCCTTAGGTgttgaaatactgaaaagaaactaACCCTTGAATAATTTTTGCCTAATAAGTAGTTTTTCAAGTGCAAATGCAATCAAATGTTAAACCTTTATCTGGTTTATGAACAAGATATTTTTGGTTTGAGTCAGTTGTGGCTTgtagaggagagggaaaggccAGGGATATGCCCATTTTCTCCcggtaactttttttttgttacgtTTTTCAGCACTCCAAGCTGTAGTTCTTGATGGTCTCTGAGTGCTGTAATGTAAGCACTATAACAGTACAAACAGAAAGTCCTGTGTTTTGCAATGTTCGAAGAATAAAGATGTTGGTTAAGTGATGATGATGTACTCTTTCTACGCTCATCTGTTTAGCTTCCCTCCACTTTGCTGTTCTTGTCAGCAAAATAAAGATTATGACAAAGACATCAGCTGTCGTGTTTCTTTCCTTAATGTGCTTGGTTCTTGTGGAGGTTGGCACTCAGCTGAGAATAGTaataagaacatttttattttgtattatctCTGAAAGCATATGAgatcatgatttttttcctgttaaatcAGGTTCATTCCCTGTTAGTCACTTTGGCATCTCATGGTTGCAAGAACACAAATTTACAGTCCTCTTTTTAACTGTTGAAATTCAAGGagaaatttttcagtaaaacagaTGAAACAGTGATATAATTCTTTCTCATCTCTGGGACAGACCATTTCTTAGGAGAAAATGCACTGCTAGTAGACTTCCTGTTTCCTGTGAAACATCTTGCAGAACAATCTCTTTTTATCATATACCTGCATACTGCTATTACTGGCATGCATGCATACCTTTTATTGAGTTGCACCTGACTTATGCATGTAAAGCTGCCTCAGTGTCTTTTAGGTGGGAACAGAGTGGTCTCAGTCAGCACAGGAAAGCAAACCAAACACATCTCCTGCAGCCTGGTAGAGGGTGGTCATGATCCTACAAGGAGCATGGTACATTataattttcagtctttccGGGAGGTACTGCTGTGACATTGTATAAAATCATGGCTTTAACAAAGTAAACAGGGGAAGTCTTTATTCACACgtttattttacatttgagGTTGTTTTATGTGATTCTTGGGCATGGATGCTGAAGTTGGTGAGGCCCATATTTCATCCCCAGTTTCCAAATTACTAAGTACTTTGCCCCAtattctttttcaagaaaatttaTGTTTCAGTCCTTCAAacaatgttttcctttgtaggAATCCAGTGAGAAATTGCTGCAAAAGCAGGGATGATTATACAGAGAGTAGTGCTGAATTCACGCCCTGGTATGTATTTCTCTCCAATAAAGGAGCAACATGTTTGTTATGGTTGCCTAATGCTCCAAAATGGTGAGGGTAGAAACAGACACTAACACGCTAATTTAAGAGATTGATATTTATATGTCTTAATATTACATgcagcaataaataaaatttattgtTAAGTGTATTTATTTAGTCTGTATATAGAGATTTCTAAACTCATGGGtgagaaaaaaagggttaatgCATAATATATGAGAAAACCCTAAGTGTAGGGACTCAAAGTGAACAAAGATTAGCACGCTTTTTAGTTCTGACATTTGTTCTTTTTGCACTTTAAGAGGtgactaaaatattttgttactgttcggttttgtttccttttagtaaatattgaatctttttttcctcccatgtttcaaagtgtttgttttttaaatttatactTTTGAGGATCTGTTTACTTCCTTGCTTACACATTTGCCTTGTTATGGATGTCAGCACAATTTTTTGAATAGTGAGTTTATAAATTGTCTGTTGTAGAAGACCCACATGTGTGCATTaagtttttttggggggtattGTATGCTGCTCAATGCCAAAATAGTCCTAAGAGGTAAGAACTACTGTGTGACCTGCAAATAAGTCTCTTCTAATGCAAATCAAATGTTACAGCAGTAGCCTGCTGTAGCTGCCCAGTCACTCTGACTTAAAACATATATGGGTATCTGGCTGTCTTCTTTTGGTGCCAATGGTGCCAGTTGTCAGTCTGACTCTTCTGCTGCATTTGGTACCAAGCTGAGGATGAAGCCTTCAGCTCTGGGGCTCTTGGCATGTGTTCTATAGGCATTTCTGGGAAGCTTTAATTTAAGGATGTCTGTCTGTAGCTGCGAAGGGATGCTCTTGCAGCATATGCATGCGCGGTGGCAATGGTCTGTATTCCGCCAATTTCACTGAGTCAAAAGAGACTGAAAGGTGAGAGTTTAAAACTTACCTGGTTAAAATTTATGGTCATTTGTTACTGGCAAAGTAGTGCACAATGGTTTTGTTATGTGAGAGAAGTCTCAGTGCATGTCCTTGTTTTGAAAGTTAGGGGCTTTTCAGCACATAGGGTATATAGAACCATTTTTAAGAATGGGAACagccctttttttgttttaatttgccCTAATTGTTCATAAAAATTATGTGTAGCAAACAGCATGGAAACTGTTAGCCAGTGCAAGTGCTTGGTACTGGCTCAGGTGAGCGTAAGCTGACAGGTCAGCAGGTCTTCAGTTTGGATAGTGGCAGTGCACCCAATTAAACTGTAGTCTGTGATACAAAATCTGAAAGTTGGTTGATAGTTTTATACCTCAATAAAGATAAAGGctaacttattttaaaaaggactaCCTTAAAAAAAGGCCTTCCCATATTGATTAAGGGAAGCTCGATAttgattaatttatttgtttgattttaaaataattctaggTAAGAATGGAGTGCCAGTGGCTGAAAACTTCCGACTGGAACAAAGTACAATAGCAGATACAATGCAAGCAGGACAAGTGCGTGTTAGAACCCTTTATCTTTCTGTGGACCCTTACATGGTAGGTGATGGACTGAGAGCTAAGCCAGaatttgtttttgaaatatCTTCATCTCTGTACCTGTCGTGATGTTTAACACCAAAGTTGCCAATTATAGTACAAACATATCTCTAGTATAACTTAGTAATTCTCTTCATTCTGATGGAGTTATATTGGGAAGGAATTTGGCATTAATGTGCCTGTGATATATATAGGAATATGACTTTATAGGACCAGGAAGAGACTGTGAGCTCTGGTATACTGTTACAGAATTGTTTGTATCAGCTTTTTctgaacttttccttttttatatacatttttaacaggttttttttttgccatggaAGGAAGTATTATTCAATTGAGGGGAATGTGGGTAGAGGAGGAAGAATATTTCATGATGAACCAAGAGAGGGATGTGATCAGGCCAGAAATTTCTACACAAAACATGTAAATGATTCAAGTTAAATGTTATTTAGTTATCAATTTTgtttacaaatgaaaatcagGTTTTCTCCTTAAGTGGGTGATGGCAGGGCAAAAATGTGTCAATACTTTGTAAATAGTGGAAGCAGGGAGAGAATTAGTGAATGAAGGGAGAGAATTAGTGAATGAAGCCATAACTGGTATATGCACCTAATTCTGCAAAACTGTAGAAATCGTGGTTGCGAGAGTTGTAGGTTGAAATAGAGGTGAAGTTAGGAGGAGAACCAGACAGACCCAGTCTGCTAGTATGTAAAAGTTTGCTATAAAGAGAATTCTGATCATTTGTTCCCTGCATAGATGGAGATAGtagaaaagaaacagtcttAATTTCAGGAAAGTAGGTTTAGCTTGGGAATTAAGGAAAAGTTTAAGAATCCTGAAGTACTAACTCAGGCTACAGGGGGAGATATAAAGGAAAGACTTCAGATTTCAAGATATTTCATTAAACAGATCTCTGTCAGGGATGGTCTAAATATATTTGACTGTTCTTCAGTGCATAGGCATGGACTAAATGActtgtgggtggttttttcaATCCTACATTTCTATGATTCATCCAGTTAAGGAATGGCATTTATAGGGTGCTCGTCAGATCTTTGGTTGCACAGCTGACTTTGAGGCAGTGTCTATAGaagttgttggttttggtaACACTGCTGGAGGAGATCAGAATGGTCCTTTTGTACTGAGCAAACAAGATGGGAAAGAGGGATCCAAGAGAAGATGATGAATATTTGGGACTTATTGAGAGATTTCCAAGTAGCCCTTTGTGTTTGAAGTTTTAAACATATCTCATCTCCAACTTGAACTCATAAACAAACCATGTGTTCCACCAGAGCCTTTCATTAAAGCCTTGTCTTTCAGCGCTGCCGAATGAATGAGGATACTGGCTCAGATTACCTCCTGCCCTGGCAGCTGTCTGAAGTTGCTGATGGTGGGGGCATTGGGCTTGTAGAGGAGAGCAAGCACGATAAGCTTGCTAAAGGAGACTTTGTAACATCCTTCAACTGGCCCTGGCAGACAGTGGCCATTCTAGATGGAAGCTTGCTACAAAAGGTAATGTAAATGCAAAGCCCATATTgttgctattttcttttcctaaacatttttttttttaaatagcgGCTAATGATACTACTTCTTAGTCAAAAACAAGCCAACGTTATTGAAGCAACCAGTTCTCAAAAGGCAGATCAACGCACAGGTGGCAAAATCTGTAtcaatttctctcttttcttaacaaatgaaaatgtgaatgcTTTTTTTGGTCACAGATATGCCAGTATTATTTCAATTGTtggatttttaataaatttccCTGAAGCTGCTTCTGTTAATGAATTCTGTTAATTATCCTAATTCTAGTTAGAACTCCTGATCCATGAGAATGTAGTTATAAGACTTAAAAGTCTTTAGATATATTTAATACCATTTATTTCACTAACATGCCTTAGTTAAAGCTTGTACTTGACATTTTACATCCACAGAAGAAAGGGTATTCAACAGTAGGTTGGACACAGAGAGGTAACAGTGCATTAGGTATATCGTGTTCATCATCCTTATGTAACACGGAAAAATATTGTAGTTTAAGAATGTACAACTTCCAATAAGCTTCTTCCTTTAGGATCCTTTACCACAGATCTGCAATTGCAATATTTGATAAAATGGTGCTATTTTGTCCTTTATGCTAACATAAGGATAGTTCACCATTGCTGGAAACGTCTTATCTCCCAACTGCTTTTTGACACTTCCATATTTACAAttcttctttgtttaaaaactttttctaaaactttgtttcattttgtataAACTTGTTATTAAGGTAGACCTAGTTTATAGCTAGCTTGTCCCTACCAGTTATACCTTGCTTGGTAAATATCCTAAATTAGTCTTCCATCCTCAGACAATCAGATAGCAAACAGCAAAACCTcaccttaaaaagaaattaacaccacatgtttttgttttgtagctTGTTCCACAACTTGTAAATGGACGCCTTTCCTACTTTCTCGGCGCAGCTGGCATCACAGGACTGACAGCCCTGTTAGGTATAAAGGAGAAAGGACACGTGACTGTGGGTGCAAATCAGACAATGGTAGTGAGCGGAGCAGCCGGTGCCTGTGGCTCTTTGGCTGGCCAGGTAGGTGGGCTTAAGATGTACAAGCATACTCTGTTACcaagtttattttctgaaacatgCTGGTTAGTCAATGTACAGATAAAATTGTTGTAACCGTGAGCAGGTATAACTCCATGGGAAGGGCCAGTTTCACAGAGTCATCTCACACTCTCACTGAGAAAGGTTTTAGCGTGGAGCTTAAGTTTCATGAAACTGCGATAGGAGAAAATGGCTGAAGGTGATTACTTGTCACTAGGATAAATAAAGTAGATGGTACGAATACATGTATTtactatatatttatatagtaGTCTGCCATTTGAACACAGTCTTTGAGTTAACTGGCAATTTTCTATCTTAGAGagtagtcagaaaaaaaatgtagtaaaCCCTTCTTCGTGTTGTGTTCCCTGACATCCTTTGTGTTTTGAGATTTACAGCCCTTTTATcctcctcagctctgcagaacacATTGCAGTGTGTTTgtctgtgcgtgtgtgtgtatgtgcatatctacaaatatatgtatatacacacacagacatatatatacacacaaacataaTAGATATTAAGCAAGCTTAAGACTTACTGATAAAGAGGAGCTATGAAGAAACAATGCATAAGCAAATCTATGAAGAATGTATTTAAATCAATTGTCCAATCTTTTTGGCCTTTTATTATCTATGTTATGGTACTTGGCAGATGGTGATTTTATACTGTATTTGGCTCTCCAGTACTGCCAGTCGTTGGTGACTCCACAGACTAAAACCTCCTGCAGTCAGTGAGTTTGGAAAGGTGGCAGATTTCGGTTGTATCTGCCCCTTCTCTATGTGCGAGGAGGGAATGACAAGAGGCAATTGTGTCACATGAGATGGGAGCATGTGCTGAACTTTGCTGCCAGGGGATGGGCAGTGGGATGGGAGATAACTGTAACACCCCCTCAGGCCCCCTTCCTCCCACTGGTACCTTTATGCAGATGAATGATCTaacttttctttattgtttggcatttttttctttgtttttaactgtGCTCCTGCAGATTGGCCGTCTGGAGGGCTGCTCTAAAGTGGTGGGGATTGCTGGCACAGATGAAAAGTGCTCCATTTTGGTCCAAGAAATGGGGTTTGATGCTGCTATCAATTACAAGAAGGGGAATGTGGCAGAGCAGCTACGTGAACTCTGCCCAGGCGGTGTGGATGTTTACTTTGACAATGTTGGTGGAGACATCAGTGATACAGTTATAAGTCAGGTGATTATACCAGCTGTCAGGTTTATTCTAGTCATTCTCCAATGTCTGCGTGCCCAGCTTTGAATGAATTCATACTGGAGACCAGCCTGCATACAGCAGAGCAGGCTTTCCACTTCATTGATCTAATCCAGGTGCTGATCCTGGTCCTGAGGAGAAATCGGGTAGCT
The Gavia stellata isolate bGavSte3 chromosome 7, bGavSte3.hap2, whole genome shotgun sequence genome window above contains:
- the PTGR2 gene encoding prostaglandin reductase 2 — protein: MIIQRVVLNSRPGKNGVPVAENFRLEQSTIADTMQAGQVRVRTLYLSVDPYMRCRMNEDTGSDYLLPWQLSEVADGGGIGLVEESKHDKLAKGDFVTSFNWPWQTVAILDGSLLQKLVPQLVNGRLSYFLGAAGITGLTALLGIKEKGHVTVGANQTMVVSGAAGACGSLAGQIGRLEGCSKVVGIAGTDEKCSILVQEMGFDAAINYKKGNVAEQLRELCPGGVDVYFDNVGGDISDTVISQMNQNSHIILCGQISQYNKDVPYPPPLPPDIAKIQKERNITRERFLVLNYMDKQEASILQLCQWIQEGKLKVRETVVEGLENIGAAFQSMMNGGNIGKQIVSVSK